The following DNA comes from Buteo buteo chromosome 7, bButBut1.hap1.1, whole genome shotgun sequence.
aggactgaccccgtgggtgggaccccacgctggagcgggggaagagtgtgatcagccctcaccctgaggaggtgaagcggcagaaaataacgtgtgatgaccgtaaaccccatccctgtcccccttgtgccgctgggggggcttggtggagaaatccgggagtgaagttgtgcccgggaagaagggaggggtggtgggaaggtgttctgaggtttcgttttatttctcattaccttactctggctgatttgtaataaattgagctaattttccctaagctgagtctgttttgcccgtgacggtaattagtgaatgatctctcctgtccttatctcgacccgcaagtttttgttatatttttctctcccctgtccagctgaggatgggggagtgatagaacggctttggtgggcacctggcgtccagccagagCCAACCCATCACATGGTGGCAGTGCCAAAGCCTGCGTAGCCTCGGGGCGACAGAGCAGCCGCGAAGCGCAGCCTGGGCGCAGCGGGGACCGGCGGGGGCAGCGCCCGGCTCTCCTGCTCCCCGGAGCGCAGGTCTCCGGCCAGGACGCGGTTCCGCTCATGCCAGTACCACCAACAGCCACACGATGACACTGCAGCATAGAATGCCGAGGTAAGCCCCGCTGTGCTTTTTGTGGAGAGGAGGCCCCACTTCTTTAATAAGCTAGGCCTTCTCCccaccgcccccgcccccccaaaggaaaaaaagggaaggattCTAAGGCTAAAGCTGGCCTTGTGCTCTAATGTAAGTCTTGTGACACTTTTCAGACACAGCCGCTTTGGTTCCTGTCCCGCAGGACCAGCTGTGAGCCCACGCTGTCAGGCTCACCCGTGACAGAGCGTGGCCTTGGGCTGCGGCTGCCTTGTGACAACCGGCTGGTGCGAGCACCATCCCCTCACCTGCCTGTTCTGCCCATGTGTTGTCCTGTCCGGTAAACTGGGCTGTTTGTAGGTGCAAAGCatcttcctttgcatttctgcagcaaacCTTTCAAAGTTCCTTTTCAAAAgggatgaaaatgtttttctgtctttgtataaatatttagatTGTGGAGCATGAGCTGCCTGCCCAGTTTGGCTCCAAACTTGTTTTACTCATTTACTGTGGACTCTCTTCAGACCATGTTATGTTTACCAGCTCTCTTCAAAGAGATTTGGAAGAGAGAGTTCCTGGGAGGACTGGCAAGTCCTGCTTTGCTGGAACCTGTACAGACCCCAAAATACACAACAGAGTGAGAGAGCTTATGCTTGTGTGGAAATCCATCAAGTCCCTTGCTGTGATGTGTAtcaaagaataataagaatATTGAACAATGTGAAAGTCTAATGAGTGCAGCAAAAAAGAGGATAAATTTATGCGTAGAGTGACATGGCTTTAACAGACATGCTTTCACAGCCCTTTCCTCTGCCcccaaatacagaaaatgctcTTTCATAGCACCATGTTCAACGTTAGACCTGCTTACCACAAGTTtagaacaattttttaaaagcttaaaataaaccGCAGCGAGAGCACTGTCTTAGATTGTGTTTGAAAATCCCTTCTTAAATGTGGTCAGAATACTCCTGCAAGCTTTCAAATGCAATTCACTAGCAAAACATCTGGGACAGACGGGGAATGAAGTTATGCACTCTTGGCCTTTGAGTAGCAGAGGTTCAGATTCAGATTAATGAGGTCTGAAAGCATGTAGGAAAAGCTGTTTGATTGTTACAAACAGCCTATGCTGCAATGGCTAAGGGAGCCTCAGAAGTCACTAACACTTGTCAGGCCACATGACCAGCTGCTGTCCCACTCACAGTGCTAGCCCAGTAGTTACAAGGCTGGAAGTATCTCCTCTTGGAACATCCATCGGTGCACTTCAGCTCAGTCCTGCCCAGAGCGATATGCCTAAGATATGCATAAATGAGCCTGGGCCCCTGCTGAATCACTGAGAGAATTTATGAACTCAGCCTGAATTTGCATCCCATGTGTGCTTGTGCGTAAGTGATGCAGGTATCAACAAGTCTGGATCTGAGAAGTAAGAAGTTACTCAAATTATAGGTCAGCATATGTACATTCTTTCCAGCCATCAGCTTGTAAGATTGAACACTGCTAAAGGTGGATGAGAAGAAAATGGCACCTTGTCGTGAAACTGTTCTGTTTGTTAACATCTTTTAGCGTTTATTGATGTAAGATGCCAAGCAGCAAAGGCTGCTTCACAAATGTTTACAGAAATTAGCATAAAGCATCCACTCACTCTTCATGATTAACTTTTCCGCCATTGGGCACTATGAGTTTCCATTTGTATATCAGAAGTTGAACACCTTCAGTTATCCACGGATGTGTCTGCAATCTCTCGAGACTAAGCAGTTTGTGCTAGCCCTAAGGCTCAGTGAAGTGAAGGAGAGCAggatttaatgctttttaatttcactgggCCATGCCCTGAAAAACACTAAGGTCTCAGCTCTCACTGAGGGCAATGGGAATTGGTGGCACTCAATATCACAAGGAATTCTGAATTccttatttccttctctcctccacagcaaacatttttaaataagctgCTATCCCTCCTGAAGTGAGTGGAAAAAGTACATTCCTAAGGCAAGcttacacagaaatattttaaatcacaaCAGCTGTTGACCCCCCATcacttttccagttttctggtGAAACTTTTTAAATGCCTCTCTTGATAAGGAATAAAAATCTGAGTCACTCTTTGTTCTTGATCCAGAGTAGCAAGTCACTTTTATTTGTCAATAAAGCTATTGCACTTTCAGTGCCTTTTGCCTAAAGCTGAGCTGAAGCTTCAATGTGAAGATGAAGATGTGCCTCTATTTCCAGATTTAATCATGAGTGCTGTAGAAAGAGtcttctgtaaaacaaacaaagcccaGTCATGAGTGTTTTTAAAGTTTCGGTTTTACAGCCTTCCTATGTCATCACTCAGttgaataatataaaaaaaaaaaaccacaatgcAAGTCAAATAATCCATGTAATTACCATGTACTTACTTTTATTTCAAGACTAGAGTCCTGTAATTCGAAACTAGACAAACCCCATATTTCTCACTTTGGTGCTTTCTCTCTTTAATTTACCAGGAGAGGAAAGTTTTACAGGGAGAATAACCTCATTTACTGAACCAAGTAGAAAAAGGACAGATTGAGAACAACTACTTTCAGTTTCACTTAATTAATTGGACTGAAAGGAAATTATACCATTTAGGAACTGAAAAGCAGAGGGGGATGTTataatgcaaagaaagaagtgtTAAGATTCACAGTCTGTCTGGGACAGGGTGAGGAAAGAGACTTACTGCCTATGGATCAGTGCAAGATCAACTGGAGGTATTGTCTGGCATAATTATATCAATGCTTCTACTGAATATGCAATTTTACtatagagaaaaaataattttacttcttGTCTTCTGAAACTATACTTGAAGTCTCCATTTAGTGTCGGAGCAGACAGACCTGGGACAGAACATCTGTTCTGTGGAATCTTTTGTGCTGATCTCTGCTTACAGTAGGGAAGGTACCGCACTGTTCATAGTAGCATTATTTGAGAAGCACAATACATGTTAGTCAGAGTCAAGAGAGTGAAAACATACTGGCTCTGAAACAATGCTTGCTTAATACAACCTCATGGGAACCCGCTGTGTCTTGGAATCTAAAGAGCTTTGTGATATTCTGAGTATTAGCTTTTCTAAACACAATTCCTCTGCAAAATATCCTATTGTTCCTATCAATCCAATATAGAATAAACTTGAATTATTAATTCTATTCTAAATTTCTGAAACTCTGTAGTACCTTTTTCTCCATGGCTTGAGTTTTGTTTCATCCTAGCATTTTTCAAAGATGTCAAACGTAGACATTTGATCTAGAAAAATAAGTAACAGTCATATCAGAGGAGAATTTAACATTATACTCAACATGCAATCATATTCAGTAGGGAGGCAACTGGGGTCCTTTGTTGGGGTGGAAAATTATCTAAAGCTCCATCTCTGATGCAGCTGAGATATAATCATACTATTTGCTTAGCAGGAACAATATCAGCCTTCAGCAAATAAGGACAATTGCTGAAGACTTTCCaggatttcagtttaaaattaatgGCTTGAGCCATGGTTATTATTTTCCTAAAACTCAAGCAGACTATAGGCAATGGATCTTGTTTGTGTAGATGTGAGCATAAATAGTCAATGGAATTAACAAATTCCATGCTTTACAGAGAGAGTGTACCTATGGCCAGCATTTCAAGAAGCTATGGAATCCAGAAGTGGGCACCAGGACCCCAGGCAGCATTGAGATAAGTAGTGACTCTGTAAGTATGGCCCTTTGCATGTAGGAGGCCAAGTCCAACATGTCACTTCTCACCTCATGTTTCTGAAGGGTTGGAAGTGGCAGAAGAATGTTGCAATGGGCACAGGTCACCATCACATCAAAAGACTGGGTGTCTTTAAGAGCTTGAGGTGATGTGGAAAGTCCACCTcttgtgggagagggaaagccaatctttttgttctttggggGTTTAAGCAAGGTTTTGGAAGTCAATGGCTGgcccctttctttccctttgggACGGACATCTTTCCATGCCATTGCATTCTTGGAGCAGGAAGAGGGAGCCAGGGAAGAAGACAACTGTTGTGGATCACTGCTGAGTTTTGAAGTTGACTGGCCAGCAAGAACTTTTGTCATCTCATGGACTGCACTGCATTTATTCTGTTAAAAGAGAGCATGCATAATGAGGTGAAGATTGGCATTACACCCAACTGTGTGGAACATTGTGATTTGTGACAGACATGAGTCATGGGGAGGGACAGTGGACACCACCTCACAGTGATGCTTCAGCTGAATACTTCGTATCATGAAACTATAGTTTGAAGAGCCAAGACACACTGCCCTTTCTTACCTAATATAtagcttttcagagaaataacCTGGCTGGAAATTAAGCACAGACCATTCTCTTGTTCAGTTTCAGATGTGCTTACCAGATGTTGGGAGTACTGGTCATCTGGGAATGACTTATTGCACTTCTGACAAAGATTGCCACCAGTaccttcagaaggaaaaaaaatggagagaaacacAGTACTGACACTAGTCATCTAGACAAGCTGCTCAGATCCTCTTATGGTCACTGGTTCTAGAGAAACACAGAATGCTGATTCCACTGGccaagaaggaattagagctGTGACtacattttgcttttggcaCCACTCAAAACCAATCCACCATCCCTTCTCACAAACCTCTGGAAATTTGAATTCTACTCCAGCCCCATGTTTTGTGGCACAAAATGCTTCACTCTGACCCTGGCCTAGCTAATTCTGCTGCTAGGGGGTTTTGCTCTCTATAGTTCATTTTGCCAACCACTGCACCTAGTGATGCCAGTTCTTTCCTGGAATCATTGACAGGattcattgatttttttgtcttataCTCTGTCCAATACCTTAGGCCTAATAAGGCTCCTCTCAACTTCAAGAAATCAAGGTATGCATCACTGGCTTTATATATGAAGTAGGAGGaaattttaaatcatattttctCCTGTGCAATGAATAGAAAGAAGTAGTTCACTTATTTTCTGACAGAAGGAATTTCACTTCTAGGATATAAGGGGGGCATAAAAGAACATGGCCACTGAGCTACCAGTCAGTGGAACTACTCTGGCTTTACAATAACCAGCATAATAGAAAGCAACACTTGGCCCTTTCACTGTGATTGGTTAAACAACAATCCCCTCCCACCTGGATTACTAAGAATTGTAGAGAAGACAGGAGAATTTTCATTGAGATTTAACAGAGTTGACCCAGTCCATGACAACGAGGAATTTTGCTTACCAGTGGGAGAAATAAATGTTGCATTAGTGGATGCTTCACTGGTTTGAAATTTCACATCCTTATGATAGAACAGACCACTGTTCTGACAAATATCTTTGTGTTCATCCTGGTCTCTGTACATGATATATTTGTTACACTCCCAACACCACTCTGTTCGGCTGGCACAGGTATTCAGGTGTTCCTGCAGCTTGTTGAAGGGCATTTCAAGCTCACAGATCTTGCATTTCATTGCTCGTTTGTGGCATTCCTTGGTCTGCACGTGAATAGAGGAAATTATTGCAGATTTTCTATCAATACTAAAAGAGGGCACTGGGTGAGAGCAATGAGTGACTGTTTAAGAATGCCCTCCTTAAGGGGTATCTACACCCCCAAATACAGGCTTAGGTATATTAGGAGTTCACCTATCTAGGCTATCTTTAATTTAGGATGATTTAGGCAATATAAGGCAAAATGGGAATCAGTAGTAGTGAAGATGTTCTGTGTCAGTACAGGTTAGCAACAAAGCACAAGCCCACCAAGAAAATTCCAATACTTCAGCTACCACCACCAGGGGCAGCCTGCTGTCTTCACTGCTTTGGTTCCTTGAAATGGTTAGACTACAGGTAGCATGGACAGGCTGCTCTCGCTTCCCAGCCTCTGCCAATTCTTTTGTGTATCTCCTCCTTAGCTGTTTCATTGACTCTCACTTTGTATAAGCACTCCTTTGGAAAAGCAGGTAATATGAGTGTGGGGCAGGATGGAAATGTCTTTGAGAAGCCCTCAAAGAACATCAGCTTGAGGTGCCAAGGATGATAACAACTGGATGGGCAACCACCATAGGGTATACTTACAAGGGGGAAAAGGTATGTCAAAACACTGCAACTGTTGAGAGGTTTAAGTTTCTTCATGGTCCAGGACACGAGTCAGGGATTTACATGTTTTTGCTATTGAACCCATTAGTGTGACTCTTGGTGGCTGGTCAAAGGGGTTAGCCTAGAAGGTAAAAAGTACTGCACTCCAGACTTACTTCATGATGCTCCATCTGGTACTGCTGCATGCTTTGGTGACAAAGATTACATCTGACCTGCAAGCAAAACATACAGCGGTTCATTGGGAGCATAGGAGGATGGTTAGTGCTTTCACATGTCAATACAACTTCAAGCTGCTGAGATGATCTTCCTGTCATTTTCATTCCAATCGTCAACAAGCTGTTGGtgaatttttgtttctctgtcagGCCTGAACTGTGTCGATTAGATTTTGAGGAAAACAGCTATCTGATGATTCTGCAGGAAGCTGTCATTTTGTGCGAGGGTCCAGCTCTCAAAGATGCCGATATGAAATGCAGTGTGATGTGAAATAAAGACTGTGTATTCAAAATTTTGACTGAGGTTTAACTTAAAAGTATAGGTCTGATATTCAGCTAGTCTAAACTACCATAGCCCCTCTGAAAACATAGGTATGCTAGTTTTCTATAGGTTTGCCATGAGAGCTACTCATGTGTTAAGtaactgaaatcaatggaattgctaaaacaataaaattagTAAGACAGAATAAAAAGTCATGCCTGTGTATTCACGCTTCAACGTAGTACCTCTAGCTACAGGGCTCTTAATGCTATACAAAAAATGCTATTGCCTCACTATATGAAGAGCTGATAAATTTACTCtgtcatttcagttttgttaaaaaagtGCATTGATGTCATAGCTTTGTACAAGCGAGGTTTATGTCAGATCAGGTACTCTCTGTCTTCCTCTAATCAAATCATTTAACTTGCATGCTCTGGCTAATTCACAAGCACTACAAACATGTATCCATACCTGATCTGTAATTTGTATTGCTGAGGAAACTGAGATACCACAGTGGAGGCTTTATTCTCTCAAGCTGAGTGTGCAATAAGATCAAAAGGTACTACTGTAACCAGGCCTGACGGGTCATATCAGACCCTTACAGATTTTCTGGTCAAACAATTACAGAAGTTCAAATCTAGTTAATATAGAGCACAGTACCATGAACATACTACTTCAGGGCTGGCAGAACTTTTTGCCATTTGCAAGAAAACCCTGAAGAATGTGTAGCATTCCTCACCTGCTTGTGTGCTTCTGTTTGATGGTCTTTCATATCCTTTTGGGCAACTGGTTCATCACATTCTGGACAGAGAGTGAGAAACCGCAAGCAGTGGGCCTCATGGAGAGAGAAATTGGCAGCAGACACATCTCGTTTACTACCGAGCACATAaatgggagagagggaagagtaAATGAGCTGGTGTGGTAGGCtgaccctggccagcagccaagtacccacacagctgctcactcaccatcaccccaccacacacacagtGGGACAGTGGGCGAAAACAGGAAGAATGGAAGTGAAAAAATgtgtaggttgagataaagacagtttaatactTGAAGGAaagaggtgggggaaaaaacaagtgaaGCAAATGACAACGCTTACCACCTCCCACAGGCATACCTATGCCCAACCAGCCTTTGAACAATAGCCACCttggaagcaaaaaaaccccaacacccaaCCCTGTTCTTCTAATGCAGTTTCTATTCCTAAGCGTGAGGTTACACAGTATGGAGCAtctctttggtcagtttgggtcaggtgtccaggctgtgtctcctcccaaacTCTTGCTCACCCACAGCTTACTCACTGCAGGGGacaaagtggggaaaaagagaaagccttaACAAtctgcaagcactgttcagcactGGATAAGAAATGGAATGGATTTCCTGTGGGAATGTGTCATCTCTTTTACCAgagtttttaagaaatgtttggAGGCATCTATCAGAAGTTTTAGGCAAAGTTGGTCTGCCAAGGAGTCTGATCAGTGTGCAGCAACTACTTTATTCAAAGCATCCCCACCAACCTTTTAGAACATAATGCAGAGGCTCTCTTTGTGCAAGGCTAAGCATTGGTTTTCCTTGGTGACCACATAAAATTGAGGCTAAGCTCATGATTAACCTTCCtaagtttgactttttttttaattgcagtgcCTCACAGTCTTCGTTCATATAATTTGCCCAATGGCCTAGCTAGTTGAGACACACCAAACTATGCTATCCTCATGGCCCCTTTCAGTATTCTATTCTATGAGACTAGCCAATTACCCTGAAAAACCgaatattttatcatttaacTGCAAATGtagcaacagaaagaaacacCAGCCATGGGGGAAAACTGAGGCAGCTGCTGGGTTTGGCATGGTCCATGCACTGTCTCCTCTGCCAGATACTGCAAAATTACCCACAGTGATATTATGTAAAAAGAGAACATGCACCATGGGAGAGGGCTATGGAAGAAATCGCTCCACAGCAAAGTAGCAAGAAACCAGCAACctggaaatgtgaaaatgcatacaaaatatttttgtttactaCTCAATGGC
Coding sequences within:
- the XAF1 gene encoding XIAP-associated factor 1, encoding MTEESRFCKNCKRDVSAANFSLHEAHCLRFLTLCPECDEPVAQKDMKDHQTEAHKQVRCNLCHQSMQQYQMEHHETKECHKRAMKCKICELEMPFNKLQEHLNTCASRTEWCWECNKYIMYRDQDEHKDICQNSGLFYHKDVKFQTSEASTNATFISPTGTGGNLCQKCNKSFPDDQYSQHLNKCSAVHEMTKVLAGQSTSKLSSDPQQLSSSLAPSSCSKNAMAWKDVRPKGKERGQPLTSKTLLKPPKNKKIGFPSPTRGGLSTSPQALKDTQSFDVMVTCAHCNILLPLPTLQKHEIKCLRLTSLKNARMKQNSSHGEKEDSFYSTHD